One window of the Amycolatopsis mediterranei genome contains the following:
- a CDS encoding CbiQ family ECF transporter T component translates to MNRRALHPGAWWAWALALAVAASRTTNPLLLGLIIAVAGFVVANRRSDAPWALAFRLYVYVGALIVASRVLFRILIGDEDGGHVLFTPPRIPLAAGLSLFGSVSAEELLGGFYDGLRLATMVVCVGAANALANPKRLLKAVPGALYEVGTAVTVALTVAPQLVESVQRVRRARRLRAGRTRGLRAVKGIVVPVLEDAMDRSLRLAAAMDSRGYGRRAYLGVRLRVLIASCVLAGLAGVCVGVYGVLDGTSSWLGVPLLAAGLAVAVAGFVLGGRRVRRTAYRPDRWRWPETLVVAAGVGACALLFATARIDPGRLFPSLSPLRWPEVSWVHVVSVLVAALPAVVAPPPPSLEVVR, encoded by the coding sequence GTGAACCGTAGGGCCCTGCACCCCGGCGCCTGGTGGGCTTGGGCGCTCGCGCTGGCCGTGGCCGCGAGCCGGACGACGAACCCGCTGCTGCTCGGCCTGATCATCGCCGTCGCCGGGTTCGTCGTCGCGAACCGGCGGAGTGACGCGCCCTGGGCGCTGGCGTTCCGGCTGTACGTCTACGTCGGCGCGCTGATCGTCGCCTCGCGGGTGCTGTTCCGGATCCTGATCGGCGACGAAGACGGCGGGCACGTGCTGTTCACGCCGCCGCGGATCCCGCTCGCCGCCGGGTTGTCCCTGTTCGGGTCCGTGTCGGCGGAGGAGCTGCTCGGTGGTTTCTACGACGGTCTGCGGCTGGCGACGATGGTCGTCTGCGTCGGCGCGGCGAACGCCCTGGCCAACCCGAAACGCCTGCTCAAGGCGGTCCCGGGCGCGTTGTACGAGGTGGGCACGGCGGTGACGGTGGCGTTGACGGTCGCCCCGCAGCTCGTCGAGAGCGTCCAGCGCGTGCGGCGCGCCCGGCGGCTGCGGGCGGGCCGGACTCGCGGGCTGCGGGCGGTCAAGGGCATCGTGGTGCCGGTGCTGGAGGACGCGATGGACCGGTCCCTGCGGCTGGCGGCCGCGATGGATTCCCGGGGCTACGGCCGCCGGGCCTATCTCGGTGTGCGGCTGCGGGTGCTGATCGCGTCCTGCGTCTTGGCCGGGCTGGCCGGCGTGTGCGTCGGCGTCTACGGCGTGCTCGACGGGACGTCGTCCTGGCTCGGCGTGCCGTTGCTGGCGGCGGGGCTGGCCGTGGCCGTCGCCGGCTTCGTCCTCGGCGGCCGCCGGGTGCGGCGGACGGCGTACCGGCCGGACCGGTGGCGGTGGCCGGAGACGCTGGTCGTGGCGGCCGGCGTCGGGGCGTGCGCGCTGCTGTTCGCGACCGCGCGGATCGATCCGGGCCGGTTGTTCCCGTCGCTGAGCCCGCTGCGCTGGCCGGAGGTTTCCTGGGTGCACGTGGTGTCCGTGCTGGTCGCGGCGCTGCCGGCGGTCGTCGCACCGCCGCCGCCGTCGTTGGAGGTCGTCCGATGA
- a CDS encoding Gfo/Idh/MocA family protein: protein MGQLIADGQLRVGLIGAGPWATTIHAPGLADHPGTALTAVWARRPEAAQTLAETHCATAAGSVEELFEQVDAVAFAVPPSIQAELGVRAAEAGKHLILEKPIAADLDGARRLADAVAGADVAALVMLTLRYSAQTQEWLAGLAQAGGWAGGGARWLSGALLGGQYAASEWRQDDGGALSDIGPHALDMLDAALGPITEVVAARRSPGDLWHLMLAHDGGVVSTATLSLRLPVQPTVVEVAVWGEHGYRTLGRKPGSAQESYTALLDDFAAMIASGTTTHPCDVRRGLHLQRLLEQARELAAK from the coding sequence GTGGGACAGCTCATCGCGGACGGACAGCTGCGCGTCGGCCTGATCGGTGCCGGCCCGTGGGCGACGACGATCCACGCGCCCGGATTGGCGGATCACCCCGGCACGGCGCTGACCGCGGTCTGGGCCCGGCGGCCGGAGGCGGCGCAAACGCTTGCGGAGACGCACTGCGCGACCGCCGCCGGCAGCGTCGAAGAGCTGTTCGAGCAGGTGGACGCGGTCGCGTTCGCCGTTCCGCCGTCGATCCAGGCCGAGCTGGGCGTGCGCGCCGCCGAGGCCGGGAAGCACCTGATCCTGGAGAAGCCGATCGCTGCCGATCTCGACGGCGCGCGCCGGCTGGCCGACGCGGTCGCGGGCGCCGACGTGGCCGCGCTCGTGATGCTGACCTTGCGTTACTCGGCGCAGACCCAGGAGTGGCTCGCCGGTCTCGCCCAGGCGGGCGGCTGGGCGGGCGGCGGTGCGCGCTGGCTGTCCGGCGCGCTGCTGGGCGGCCAGTACGCCGCCTCGGAATGGCGGCAGGACGATGGCGGCGCGCTGTCCGACATCGGCCCGCACGCCCTCGACATGCTGGACGCCGCGCTCGGCCCGATCACCGAGGTGGTGGCGGCCCGGCGGAGCCCCGGCGACCTCTGGCACCTGATGCTGGCGCACGACGGCGGCGTGGTCAGCACGGCCACGCTCTCGCTGCGGCTGCCGGTGCAGCCGACGGTCGTCGAAGTCGCGGTCTGGGGAGAGCACGGTTACCGGACGCTCGGGCGCAAACCGGGCTCCGCGCAGGAGTCCTACACCGCACTGCTGGACGACTTCGCGGCGATGATCGCGAGCGGCACGACGACGCACCCGTGCGACGTCCGGCGCGGTCTGCACCTCCAGCGGCTGCTCGAGCAGGCGCGCGAACTGGCCGCGAAGTAG